The following is a genomic window from Planctomycetia bacterium.
GAATCGTCGTCTCCTCCTGAATGCCGCCTGAATCCGTCAACACCAGCGCTGCGTCGGTCATCAACTTGAGAAAGTCGAGATATCCGACCGGCTCGATCAGTTGCAGCCCGGCCATGTCTTGCACCCGTGCCATCAACCCGAACTCTTCGAGCCGCCGCGTCGTTCGCGGATGTGCCGGAAAAATCACCGGCATGTGTCCGGCAATCGTCGCGATGCCCTCGACGATCTCAAACAGCGCCGCGGGGTCATCAACGTTTCCCGGTCGGTGGAGCGTCATCACCGCGTAGCGCTTTCCGGCGACGCCGATGTTCCTCAAGATGGCCGACTCCCGCGCTCGAGGCAGATGGCGCAGCAGTGTGTCCGCCATCGTGTCACCGACCAAGTGACATCGCTCCCGTTCAAAGCCCTCTCGCGCCAGGTTCTCCATCCCGGCCGGCTCGGTCACGAAGAACAGATCGCTTACCCGATCGGTGAGTACGCGGTTGATCTCTTCCGGCATCGACCGGTCAAAGCTGCGCAGGCCCGCCTCGACATGGGCGATCTTCACGCCCAGCTTCGCCGCCACGATCGCACAGGCCACGGTCGAGTTCACGTCGCCGACCACGAAAAGCCATTCCGGCTGTTGCTCGATCAGCACCGGCTCGAAGCGCTGCATGATGTCGGCCGTCTGTCGGCCGTGCCCGCTCTCGCCGCAACCGAGGTTGATATCCGGCGTCGGCAGGCCGAGATCGCTGAAGAAGAGTTGAGACATCCGCTCGTCGTAGTGCTGTCCGGTGTGAACGATGTAACACTGCACACGGCCAGTGGTGCGAAACGCCTCAACCAGCGAGGCGATCTTCATAAAGTTCGGCCGCGCCCCGCAGACGATCATGCAGCGTATGGTGCTTTCCGCCATTTCGGGTATTCAAACACCGTAATCCCCAAAACGCCAATTCCCGGAGTTCTCGATGCGGCCGGTGACAAGTGGCACCGCGTCGCAAGAAAACAAAGGCTAAGGTTACTAAGCTTCTTGCATCTGGGTGAATCGTTGAGGTAGAATAACGCTACCCAAAGCTATAG
Proteins encoded in this region:
- the wecB gene encoding UDP-N-acetylglucosamine 2-epimerase (non-hydrolyzing) encodes the protein MAESTIRCMIVCGARPNFMKIASLVEAFRTTGRVQCYIVHTGQHYDERMSQLFFSDLGLPTPDINLGCGESGHGRQTADIMQRFEPVLIEQQPEWLFVVGDVNSTVACAIVAAKLGVKIAHVEAGLRSFDRSMPEEINRVLTDRVSDLFFVTEPAGMENLAREGFERERCHLVGDTMADTLLRHLPRARESAILRNIGVAGKRYAVMTLHRPGNVDDPAALFEIVEGIATIAGHMPVIFPAHPRTTRRLEEFGLMARVQDMAGLQLIEPVGYLDFLKLMTDAALVLTDSGGIQEETTILGVPCMTLRETTERPYTLTQGTNRLVKPTASHIRATFEDFRTSPARPIRRSELTDGRAGRRIAEIVLRQV